The DNA window TTCCACATACTCTTCCAACCGTTCCTGGTCAGTACGCAAGATTCTTACTTCTTCCGTTAAATCAGCTAATAAGTCAATTAATTCGGCAATTATTTCCCCTTCTTTCCCTTTTTCTTTTAGATTTATTCCCTCCGCAAGCCCCTGAAGATAACTTACTCTACCAATAATATCATCCATTAAAATCCCTCCCGGAAAATAATTTCTTTTTTAGTATTCCCGGAGGAATTAATTTTATATGCGTACCAAACGCCTAAGTTAAAACCGGTTCTTCGATTTATTTGTGGTATTAAAAAAGCGCACCGTAGTGCGCTTTTAGACCCGTTTGATATACTGGCCTGAGCGGGTATCAATTTGCAGAACATCGCCTACTTCCACGAAAAATGGTACTTGGACTACATAACCGGTTTCTAAGGTGGCCGGTTTGCTGCCGCCGGAAGCAGTGTCACCCTTAATTCCCGGTGGGGTATCTACTACTTTTAATTCCACAAAATTGGGGAGCTCAACTCCAATAACCTTATCTTTAAAGAACAATACCCAAAGGTTGGTATTTTCTTTAACATAATTTATAGCATCCCCGAATTGCTCCCGGGTAAGGGGAAACTGGTCGTAAGTTTCCATGTCCATGCAGTAGAAGTTATCTCCGTCGTTATAAAGATACTGAACTTCCCGGCGGTCTACATGGGCTTTGGGTACTTTTTCCCCGGCGTTGAAAGTTTTTTCTACCACAGCACCGGTAATTAAATTTCTAAGTTTTGACCTTACAAAGGGACTTCCCTTGCCGGGCTTGACGTGCTGGAATTCTATTACCTGGTAGACGTCACCGTCTAATTCAATGGTAAGCCCGGTACGAAAATCGTTGGTGGAAATCATCGTAAAACCTCCTTGAATCTTTGTTTATAATAAATAATAAGTTAATTTTATAACACAATTAAACTTTTAGGTGAGTGGGTTAAGACCTCAAAACCGTTCTCGGTTACCAGCACCGTATCTTCAATCCGCACCCCACCTATCCCTGGCAAATATATCCCCGGTTCTACGGTAACCACCATCCCCGGTTGCAATACGGCTTTTCCTTTTGGTGAAAGCCTCGGACCTTCATGGATATTAAGTCCTACCCCGTGACCTAGACCATGGCCAAAATACTCGGCATAGCCCGCTTTAGCAATAATATCCCGAGCCACCCGGTCCACATCCACCGCAAAAGCCCCGGGTTTTAGCGCATTTAAAGCAGCTTCCTGAGCCTCTAACACTATCTCGTATATCTCTAACATTTTCGCTGGCGGTTCGCCTAGGGCGATTGTTCTCGTTATATCCGAGTGATACCCCTGGAATTTTGCGCCAAAGTCTAAGGTTATCATTTCTCCCGGGGTAATCTTTTTAGAAGTCGCAACCCCATGGGGCAATGCTCCTCTCTCACCGGAAGCCACAATAGTATCAAAAGCCAGGTCTTCTGCTCCAGCTTCCCGCATATACTTTTCCAGTTCCCAGGCCAGTTCTTTTTCAGTCATGCCAGAAGTTATTCTCTTTAAAAGATGGGAAAAGGCGTCATCGGCAATACTACAAGCTTTTTTAATAAGTTCCACTTCGTCTTTGTCTTTAACTTCTCGCAGTTCATCAACCACTTCAGAAAGGTTTTGCAACTCTATCCCGTCGGCTTTTTCGCTAAGTTCCCGGTACTCTCTAAAAGTAAGGGCATCTCCTTCAAAATGTAAGGTATTAATTCCATGGTTTTTTACAAGCAAAGCCGCATGGGTAAAAATTGTATCTTCATGCTTTTCGATAATAAACCCCGGACACTGCTTTTGCGCCTGTTCAACGTAACGAAAATCGGTAATAAAGTAATTTTTCTCCGGGGTAATTAAGACTGCGCCGGAACTTCCGGTAAATCCAGAAAGATACCGAACATTTTCCCTTTTGGTTATTAAATAAGAAGCAACGTTTTCCTGCAAAAGCCGTTTTTTAAGTTTCTCAATTCTCTTCATTTTTCTCCCGCCTTTTTATGTAATCCACTAAAGCTATAAGCCCAAGCCTATAACTATCCACCCCAAAACCAGCAACGTAGCCAATACAAGCACCAGCAGTCACCGACTTCTGTCGGAATTCTTCCCGGCAGTAAAGGTTTGAAAGGTGAACTTCAACGGCCGGTATTTTTACCGCTAAAAGGGCATCTCGTAACGCAATGCTGTAGTGAGTATAAGCCCCTGGATTTATTAAAATTCCGTCCAC is part of the Carboxydothermus pertinax genome and encodes:
- the aroQ gene encoding type II 3-dehydroquinate dehydratase, with translation MKILVLNGPNLNLLGVREPEIYGSQSLLEIKKLLEALAISLGAEIIFYQKNGEGELIDLIHRYFQEVDGILINPGAYTHYSIALRDALLAVKIPAVEVHLSNLYCREEFRQKSVTAGACIGYVAGFGVDSYRLGLIALVDYIKRREKNEEN
- a CDS encoding M24 family metallopeptidase is translated as MKRIEKLKKRLLQENVASYLITKRENVRYLSGFTGSSGAVLITPEKNYFITDFRYVEQAQKQCPGFIIEKHEDTIFTHAALLVKNHGINTLHFEGDALTFREYRELSEKADGIELQNLSEVVDELREVKDKDEVELIKKACSIADDAFSHLLKRITSGMTEKELAWELEKYMREAGAEDLAFDTIVASGERGALPHGVATSKKITPGEMITLDFGAKFQGYHSDITRTIALGEPPAKMLEIYEIVLEAQEAALNALKPGAFAVDVDRVARDIIAKAGYAEYFGHGLGHGVGLNIHEGPRLSPKGKAVLQPGMVVTVEPGIYLPGIGGVRIEDTVLVTENGFEVLTHSPKSLIVL
- the efp gene encoding elongation factor P, whose translation is MISTNDFRTGLTIELDGDVYQVIEFQHVKPGKGSPFVRSKLRNLITGAVVEKTFNAGEKVPKAHVDRREVQYLYNDGDNFYCMDMETYDQFPLTREQFGDAINYVKENTNLWVLFFKDKVIGVELPNFVELKVVDTPPGIKGDTASGGSKPATLETGYVVQVPFFVEVGDVLQIDTRSGQYIKRV